In one window of Psychrobacter sp. P2G3 DNA:
- a CDS encoding tRNA threonylcarbamoyladenosine dehydratase: protein MNQPPQPKQTDVQLDTTDGASEHGTLNAATNTVSNVASVDQQYERRFQGTQTLYGTAAFDIFAAAHVYIIGVGGVGSWAAEALARTAVGNITLIDLDVLVASNVNRQLPALDSTFGQSKIAAMGARLHEINPKLTLHLVDDFLTVDNVVELLPSRHEAKTAAAEHRPIVILDCVDDMSAKLAIALHCRFNKLKLVCAGGAGGKIDPSQITVSDLKDSYQDPLLARLRNKLRHEKGINSALKDKFGIRCVYSTEPPRVDKSCQAGGLQCGGYGSAVAVTSVVAMIMVSEALQMLTKQVNA, encoded by the coding sequence ATGAATCAACCACCGCAACCCAAGCAAACCGATGTACAACTGGACACTACTGATGGGGCTTCAGAACATGGCACATTAAATGCAGCAACTAATACAGTAAGTAACGTAGCATCTGTAGACCAGCAATACGAGCGGCGCTTTCAAGGGACGCAGACATTATATGGTACAGCTGCATTCGATATCTTTGCTGCTGCACATGTTTACATTATTGGCGTTGGTGGCGTTGGCTCTTGGGCTGCTGAAGCGTTAGCGCGTACCGCAGTAGGCAACATTACTTTAATCGACTTAGATGTATTGGTAGCCTCCAATGTCAATCGGCAGCTGCCTGCGCTCGATAGTACTTTTGGTCAAAGTAAAATAGCAGCGATGGGTGCGCGGTTGCATGAAATTAACCCAAAACTCACTTTGCATTTGGTAGATGATTTTTTAACTGTTGATAATGTCGTCGAATTATTACCCAGTCGCCATGAAGCAAAAACTGCCGCTGCCGAGCATAGACCTATTGTCATTTTAGACTGTGTCGATGATATGAGTGCCAAGCTCGCTATTGCACTACACTGCCGTTTTAACAAACTAAAACTCGTTTGTGCAGGTGGAGCAGGGGGTAAGATAGACCCATCTCAAATTACAGTCAGTGACTTAAAAGACAGTTATCAAGATCCATTGTTAGCACGTCTACGTAACAAACTGCGTCATGAGAAAGGTATTAATAGTGCCTTAAAAGATAAATTCGGTATCAGATGTGTGTACTCAACTGAACCGCCGCGTGTAGACAAAAGCTGTCAGGCAGGCGGATTACAATGCGGAGGCTATGGCTCTGCAGTCGCTGTAACGTCTGTGGTGGCAATGATTATGGTCAGTGAAGCGTTACAGATGTTGACCAAGCAAGTTAACGCTTAA
- a CDS encoding MFS transporter, whose product MNSVEKRAILGVGGIFALRMIGLFMIVPVFSVYGDNYAHATPFLIGLAVGIYGLGQAIFQIPMSLAADKFPRKPIIFLGLILFALGGIIAANATDIYEVIIGRALAGSGAVSAVLMALLADVTREEMRTKAMATMGLTIATSIMLAFAFGPLLVGSLGISGLFWLTAGFAVLAMMLLFVVPTPLRVLKHNLDNKSIGQQLASVIKIGDLNRLHIGIFALHLTMTAIFVILPHQLSDVMGLSVRQQGLVYLPLLFIGFAVAIPFIIIAEKKRKMRQVFLGALALMTASLALLAFGSHLGVGIILGLLLYFMGFNLLEATIPSWISKRAPVANKATAMGLNSSSQFFGAFVGGAMGGLLLTQPNLLAWGILAAIMGAALLFIIPIAQPPYLSSTTVTIPKNINIQDWSRQMLAVDGVDELVVMAKEQVAYLKLDKTQLTDTSRQELSHLAQSPLDI is encoded by the coding sequence ATGAATAGCGTAGAAAAACGGGCAATTCTGGGGGTCGGTGGTATATTTGCCTTGCGGATGATTGGCCTGTTTATGATTGTGCCTGTGTTTTCTGTGTATGGTGACAATTATGCGCATGCCACGCCATTTTTGATCGGTTTAGCGGTCGGTATTTATGGGCTAGGGCAGGCTATTTTTCAGATACCAATGAGCCTTGCCGCGGATAAGTTTCCCCGTAAACCTATCATATTTTTGGGTTTAATATTATTTGCCCTTGGCGGTATCATCGCGGCAAATGCGACTGATATTTATGAGGTCATTATCGGTCGAGCGCTGGCAGGTAGTGGTGCGGTCTCTGCGGTATTGATGGCATTACTCGCTGATGTGACGCGTGAAGAGATGCGCACCAAAGCGATGGCAACCATGGGCTTGACCATTGCTACCTCTATCATGCTCGCTTTTGCTTTTGGTCCTTTATTAGTCGGTTCACTTGGTATCTCTGGTCTGTTTTGGTTAACCGCAGGCTTTGCTGTTTTAGCGATGATGCTACTTTTCGTCGTGCCCACACCGCTACGAGTCCTTAAGCATAATTTGGACAATAAATCGATTGGCCAGCAATTGGCTAGCGTGATAAAAATAGGCGATTTAAACCGCTTGCATATCGGCATATTTGCGCTACATCTCACCATGACGGCGATATTTGTTATTTTGCCGCATCAGCTAAGTGACGTGATGGGCTTGTCTGTACGCCAGCAGGGCTTGGTTTATTTGCCATTGTTATTTATTGGCTTTGCCGTCGCGATTCCGTTTATCATCATTGCCGAAAAGAAACGCAAAATGCGCCAAGTGTTTTTAGGAGCATTGGCGCTAATGACTGCCTCATTAGCGTTGCTCGCCTTTGGTAGTCATCTTGGTGTGGGTATTATTTTAGGTCTATTATTATACTTTATGGGCTTTAATTTACTTGAAGCCACCATTCCATCATGGATCTCGAAGCGGGCGCCAGTAGCGAATAAAGCGACGGCAATGGGACTTAACTCATCTAGCCAGTTCTTTGGGGCCTTTGTTGGCGGTGCGATGGGTGGCTTACTATTGACGCAGCCAAATCTGCTGGCCTGGGGCATATTAGCCGCTATCATGGGTGCAGCGTTACTCTTCATTATCCCGATTGCCCAGCCGCCTTATCTATCAAGTACGACAGTCACTATTCCTAAAAATATCAACATTCAAGATTGGTCACGGCAGATGCTAGCAGTAGATGGCGTCGATGAGCTGGTGGTAATGGCAAAAGAACAAGTGGCGTACCTTAAGTTAGACAAAACCCAGCTGACCGATACTTCACGACAGGAGCTGTCGCATCTTGCTCAAAGCCCCCTAGATATTTAA
- a CDS encoding TatD family hydrolase: MTRTDPTSISNHFPLPAVYPLIDTHTHFDAPVFDSDRQPQTQQAYVHGVRHLMLVGYLHQHFPRLYETQQAIEQMPLFESMDKANCANLYPKAHIALGLHPFYIEQHTDAHLTSMAQMIQEQRPLAIGEIGLDTYTDAMKQPEAFAKQKRFFEAQLDIAVTHKLPVMLHIRKAHAEALAIIKAHDYNAHKLGGIAHSFSGGEQEAKAFVKLGFKLGVTGQITNQNAKKLRRAIKAAVDSYGLECLVIETDCPDMTPIMCQTSDDDQLTSQSDSRLASGQSPDNEWQGADGHNRNIPANLPWVLTSLSELLNVEPAELAHQLWQNSCDALQTSWSYPT, from the coding sequence ATGACTCGTACAGACCCAACTTCAATTTCAAACCACTTCCCATTACCTGCTGTCTATCCTCTTATCGATACCCATACTCATTTTGATGCGCCAGTCTTTGATAGCGATAGACAACCACAGACGCAGCAAGCTTATGTGCACGGTGTTCGTCATTTAATGTTGGTCGGTTATCTACATCAACATTTTCCTCGACTGTATGAGACTCAGCAGGCAATCGAACAAATGCCTTTGTTTGAGAGCATGGACAAAGCTAATTGTGCAAACTTATACCCTAAAGCGCATATTGCGCTTGGTCTACATCCTTTTTATATCGAACAGCATACTGATGCGCATCTCACTAGTATGGCGCAGATGATCCAAGAACAGCGCCCGCTGGCAATTGGTGAAATAGGATTGGATACCTACACCGATGCGATGAAACAGCCTGAAGCTTTTGCCAAGCAGAAACGCTTCTTTGAGGCGCAGCTAGATATAGCGGTAACGCACAAGCTACCTGTGATGCTGCATATCCGTAAAGCGCATGCCGAAGCGTTGGCCATCATCAAAGCACATGATTACAATGCGCATAAGCTAGGCGGTATTGCTCACAGCTTTAGCGGCGGTGAGCAAGAGGCGAAAGCGTTTGTTAAGTTGGGCTTTAAGCTTGGTGTTACTGGACAAATTACCAACCAAAACGCCAAAAAGCTGCGCCGCGCCATCAAAGCTGCCGTTGATAGCTACGGATTAGAATGTTTGGTCATTGAAACCGACTGTCCTGATATGACGCCGATCATGTGTCAGACATCAGATGACGATCAACTAACTAGCCAATCAGACAGTCGCTTAGCATCGGGACAAAGTCCAGATAATGAATGGCAAGGCGCTGACGGACACAACCGCAATATACCTGCCAATTTACCATGGGTGCTGACGAGTCTTAGTGAATTGCTCAACGTAGAGCCAGCAGAGCTTGCCCATCAATTGTGGCAAAATAGTTGCGATGCCTTGCAAACTTCTTGGTCTTATCCCACATAG
- the gspN gene encoding type II secretion system protein N codes for MPKASASSHKRPRKLWWLVGFILFTLFALLQMPAAWVIEKYAPDSPYVQHVSGNLWQGSAIWQLPVATIPLTGSADWSWQPWQLFLGKIGADIDISTGQTRLDGQIKVGRNAWQVADMSGKIAPETLAGLVDWQLPNTPIQVNAISLQRKSGSDPKSIGFTKADGQLTWVGGEVGYPSGGKVFYITMPAMRAELSTEQKNDTNLLHMNLLDNQDKRLGDLYLDGDNMLDVSLTQRLLENMPEYEGQAPKDTAVVSVRQPLMTGLGVR; via the coding sequence GTGCCCAAAGCATCTGCTTCGTCTCATAAGCGTCCTCGTAAGCTGTGGTGGCTGGTTGGATTCATTTTATTCACTCTATTTGCATTGTTACAGATGCCAGCAGCGTGGGTAATTGAAAAATACGCACCGGATTCACCTTATGTGCAGCATGTGTCAGGTAATTTATGGCAAGGCTCAGCCATTTGGCAATTGCCAGTAGCGACCATCCCGTTGACAGGTTCAGCCGATTGGTCTTGGCAGCCGTGGCAATTGTTCTTAGGTAAAATAGGCGCTGATATCGACATCAGTACCGGTCAGACGCGCCTTGATGGACAAATAAAAGTAGGGCGTAACGCTTGGCAGGTTGCTGATATGAGCGGCAAAATTGCGCCGGAAACGCTTGCTGGATTGGTCGATTGGCAGCTGCCCAATACCCCTATTCAAGTCAATGCGATTTCATTGCAACGCAAGTCAGGTTCAGATCCAAAGTCGATAGGCTTTACAAAAGCAGATGGTCAGCTGACATGGGTTGGCGGTGAAGTCGGTTATCCAAGTGGCGGTAAAGTGTTTTATATCACGATGCCAGCCATGCGCGCTGAACTCAGTACAGAACAAAAGAATGATACAAACCTGCTACATATGAATCTATTGGACAATCAAGATAAGCGTTTAGGCGACTTGTATCTTGATGGCGATAATATGCTAGATGTGAGTTTGACGCAGCGGTTATTAGAGAATATGCCAGAGTATGAGGGGCAAGCACCGAAAGATACAGCGGTGGTGAGTGTTCGCCAGCCGTTAATGACAGGCCTAGGGGTGCGTTAA
- a CDS encoding type II secretion system protein N, giving the protein MMSVSARLKPVIDNLNRFSAWLLLLALGWLAWTAARLLWLILAPPTAPALQIQSLQNNAASNADNSSLFAIFADPEPVAAAVQPPPNVALKGVLLAIPESLSSALLDVNGEVKNYRIGESLQDSGYTLIAVDWNAVIITDAASKQIVISMADSMPLDQSDMAAGNVSNQRLPDNNSSTNNTLPSTQPMPIPNSTPSDDVADSVNGSAADSNDTGNSNSAIDEAVTALQDSPASYLSRMGVMAAGEGYQVTAAMPAGVRNRLGLEPGDRVLKVNGQSIGSDPTQDAGLLKQVQQSGEAQIEVKRGDQVITIRQQF; this is encoded by the coding sequence ATGATGAGTGTATCGGCACGCCTAAAACCAGTAATAGATAACCTGAATCGATTTTCGGCATGGCTGTTATTATTGGCCCTTGGTTGGTTAGCTTGGACAGCAGCACGTCTACTATGGCTGATATTAGCGCCGCCTACTGCACCTGCCTTGCAGATACAGTCATTGCAGAATAATGCAGCATCCAATGCTGATAATAGCAGTTTGTTTGCTATTTTCGCTGATCCTGAACCCGTTGCAGCTGCCGTACAGCCACCGCCTAATGTGGCTCTAAAAGGGGTGCTGTTAGCGATACCAGAGAGTTTATCTTCGGCATTATTAGATGTAAATGGTGAAGTAAAAAATTACCGTATTGGTGAAAGCTTACAAGATAGTGGCTATACCCTTATTGCAGTCGATTGGAATGCTGTCATTATTACTGACGCTGCTAGCAAGCAAATTGTCATTAGCATGGCGGACTCAATGCCACTTGATCAGAGTGATATGGCTGCTGGGAACGTGAGTAATCAGCGCTTGCCAGATAATAATAGCTCAACTAATAACACGTTACCATCAACGCAACCGATGCCGATACCTAACTCTACACCTAGTGATGACGTTGCTGATTCTGTTAATGGATCTGCTGCCGATAGCAATGATACAGGTAACTCAAACTCTGCTATTGATGAAGCCGTTACAGCATTACAAGACAGTCCAGCCAGCTATTTGAGTCGTATGGGGGTAATGGCTGCAGGAGAAGGTTATCAAGTCACCGCTGCGATGCCAGCCGGCGTACGTAATCGGTTGGGACTAGAGCCGGGTGATCGAGTGCTTAAGGTGAATGGTCAAAGTATCGGCAGTGATCCTACGCAAGATGCTGGCTTATTAAAACAAGTTCAGCAGTCAGGTGAAGCTCAGATTGAAGTAAAACGCGGGGACCAAGTGATTACGATTCGTCAGCAGTTTTAG
- the efp gene encoding elongation factor P has protein sequence MASFSTNEFKAGLKVMLDGNPYAIVENEFVKPGKGQAFNRVKMRNLRSGRMLEQTFKSGDSLEAADVIDTEMNYLYNDGEFWHFMHPESFEQLQADKTAIGNAAQWLKENSNALCVITLFNGVPLTITPPNFVELQITETDPGVRGDTSGGGGKPATLETGAVVRVPLFVQQGEIVRVDTRTSDYQTRVG, from the coding sequence GTGGCAAGTTTTTCTACCAACGAATTTAAAGCCGGTTTAAAAGTCATGCTTGATGGCAATCCTTATGCCATTGTCGAAAATGAGTTTGTTAAGCCAGGTAAAGGTCAAGCCTTCAACCGTGTCAAAATGCGTAATCTGCGCAGTGGCAGAATGCTTGAGCAAACCTTTAAATCAGGTGACAGCTTAGAAGCTGCTGACGTGATAGATACTGAAATGAACTATCTGTATAACGACGGTGAATTTTGGCACTTTATGCATCCTGAAAGCTTTGAGCAGTTACAAGCGGACAAAACAGCGATAGGTAATGCAGCACAATGGTTAAAAGAAAATAGTAACGCACTATGTGTGATTACTTTATTCAATGGCGTGCCATTAACTATTACTCCGCCAAATTTCGTCGAATTACAGATTACTGAAACAGATCCTGGAGTACGCGGTGACACATCTGGTGGTGGTGGTAAGCCTGCCACTCTAGAAACTGGCGCAGTTGTGCGTGTACCACTATTTGTACAACAAGGCGAAATAGTCCGTGTCGATACGCGCACGAGCGACTATCAGACTCGTGTTGGTTAA
- a CDS encoding GAF domain-containing hybrid sensor histidine kinase/response regulator has protein sequence MSIHTYPLALDEHLRVAKLHEYDVLNTCNEPAFSRLTELVKLFFDVPMVAITFMDEHVQYLKSPHGFGSLRTTKRGVSICNYTVLSDNVFIVPDLLLDKRFAGNPLVTEDPKLRFYAGAPIILKEDNKTYHLGSLCLFDIKPNHEFNDDKARLLMQFADMAADALQLQKNQHRAKHANKMKSEFLANMSHEIRTPMNGIIGMVEMLDDTDLDAEQKDYVDNIKVSTEHLLAIINGILDLSKVESGKMTIDAVPMDLSVLCDEIMSLFAVRARQRGLTLDYNYNEELSPYIQGDPVRLKQILANLVNNAIKFTREGGRVSINVTHAPHCSEGGCSSLGLKTDKIICHDMTVCIDVTDTGVGIKPESLDAIFDAYNQADKSTHRLYGGTGLGLSVCKSLVNLMGGHIWANSVVGEGTTFKVLLPLATIDQTEYDDWQLSDTIDVEPDSQYSGHILLVEDDNVNAMIAKKALCDSGHKVTHVTDGQKAIDKFSAHPQRFDVILMDHHMPIMDGMQATIKLHEIYDPKSLPPIIALTANAMDGEREKYLKVGMQDYCTKPFKKEQLNALVQYWLMHQQATKKQANDGRLKALS, from the coding sequence TTGTCGATTCATACCTATCCGCTAGCATTAGATGAGCATTTACGTGTTGCTAAGCTGCATGAATACGACGTGCTTAATACTTGTAATGAGCCCGCATTTTCGCGCTTAACTGAGCTTGTGAAACTATTTTTTGATGTGCCTATGGTTGCCATCACTTTTATGGACGAGCATGTACAGTATCTAAAATCCCCACATGGATTTGGTAGCTTGCGCACAACTAAGCGTGGAGTGTCAATCTGTAATTATACCGTGTTATCTGATAATGTTTTTATCGTGCCAGATTTGTTGCTTGATAAGCGTTTCGCTGGTAATCCATTAGTGACAGAAGATCCTAAGCTACGTTTTTACGCGGGTGCACCGATCATTCTAAAAGAAGATAATAAGACTTATCATTTGGGCTCACTTTGTTTATTCGATATCAAACCCAATCATGAGTTTAATGACGACAAGGCGAGACTGCTAATGCAGTTCGCTGATATGGCAGCAGACGCGTTACAACTACAAAAAAACCAACATCGTGCCAAACATGCCAATAAAATGAAGTCTGAATTTTTGGCCAATATGAGCCATGAGATACGGACACCTATGAATGGTATTATTGGTATGGTCGAGATGCTCGATGATACTGACCTAGATGCCGAGCAAAAAGATTATGTAGATAATATAAAGGTATCAACTGAGCATTTACTTGCGATTATCAATGGAATTTTAGACTTATCGAAAGTTGAGTCGGGTAAGATGACTATTGATGCTGTACCCATGGATTTATCGGTACTATGTGATGAGATTATGAGTTTGTTTGCAGTTAGAGCTCGTCAGCGCGGATTAACACTTGATTATAATTATAATGAGGAGTTATCGCCTTACATACAGGGCGATCCGGTACGCCTTAAACAGATTTTGGCAAACCTTGTTAATAATGCGATTAAGTTCACTCGTGAAGGTGGGCGTGTCAGTATTAATGTCACCCATGCGCCGCATTGTAGTGAGGGTGGATGCAGCAGTCTAGGTTTAAAAACTGATAAGATAATCTGCCATGACATGACTGTCTGTATTGATGTTACAGATACAGGTGTCGGTATCAAGCCCGAATCATTGGATGCCATATTTGATGCTTATAACCAAGCAGACAAGTCTACCCATCGCTTATATGGTGGTACGGGTCTTGGCTTGTCTGTATGCAAATCTTTAGTTAATTTGATGGGGGGTCATATTTGGGCAAACAGTGTAGTGGGAGAAGGCACTACATTTAAAGTATTGTTGCCACTAGCAACTATAGATCAAACAGAATATGATGATTGGCAGCTCTCGGATACTATAGATGTTGAGCCTGACTCACAGTATTCGGGACATATATTACTAGTTGAAGATGATAACGTTAATGCAATGATTGCTAAAAAAGCCCTATGTGATAGCGGACACAAGGTAACGCATGTCACTGATGGTCAAAAAGCTATCGATAAGTTCTCAGCACATCCGCAGCGTTTTGACGTGATACTAATGGATCATCACATGCCGATTATGGATGGGATGCAAGCAACGATTAAGCTGCACGAGATTTATGATCCAAAGTCGTTACCACCTATTATTGCACTGACTGCAAACGCAATGGATGGTGAACGCGAAAAGTATCTGAAAGTTGGTATGCAAGACTACTGCACCAAACCTTTCAAAAAAGAGCAACTTAATGCGCTGGTACAATACTGGCTCATGCATCAACAAGCCACAAAAAAACAAGCCAATGACGGTAGGCTTAAAGCATTATCTTGA
- a CDS encoding H-NS histone family protein has protein sequence MNKNNTIDLDNLNVDELRAITENAQQLIAKKQHQRLYDAYMQFEKIAEESNSTIEEILKAGEKLEKKRSIKYRNTDNNQETWTGRGRKPTWLVDALAAGSDLEDFAV, from the coding sequence ATGAATAAAAATAATACCATTGATTTAGACAATTTAAACGTAGATGAGTTACGTGCCATTACTGAAAATGCACAACAACTTATCGCCAAAAAACAACACCAGCGTTTATATGATGCTTATATGCAGTTCGAAAAAATTGCAGAAGAAAGCAACAGTACCATCGAAGAGATTCTAAAGGCTGGTGAAAAATTAGAGAAAAAACGCAGTATCAAATATCGTAATACTGATAACAATCAAGAGACATGGACTGGCCGTGGCCGTAAGCCTACGTGGTTAGTTGATGCACTAGCAGCAGGTAGTGATCTTGAAGATTTTGCTGTATAA
- the gspD gene encoding type II secretion system secretin GspD, with product MTMISFHKFSVTPLRHSLQRLLYICRPLCLALPLWAATFGFASAESWKVNLQDADIKAFINEVATITDQNFVLDPRINGNVTVISNKALSRDEIYQLFLSVMQVNGIAAIDSGTTIKLVPDNVAKQSGVAVDLRGDSVGEALATRVIYLTNTQAAEVLGVIRPLMPQSAHAAAVPGVNALVLSDRADSLNQLTTLIRDLDNNVNDSLQVIPLRHVDAERMMDLISALVLSTGAGQAQGGNQLKVIADTSSDRLLVKGSPEMIAKVQEMVNQLDTTPSRRLSGLRVFRLKYASAGHIAEMLRGLLANQSINSAGATSTLESASLNDASSTGTSGALNSNTGDTSNGNSLTGGNNSSAASATSSGGSGTSTGGRPFSIIADETQNSIIVNAAPELMFEIEAAVNQLDNRRAQVLIQAAIVEVSGDDATQLGVQWALGNANSGYGVVNFNNAGVSAASLAGAVLSGGASGISSAAGSIAGALLGIGDSSTDRNGNTQFYGAILQALDSSTSANLLSMPSILTLDNEKASILVGQNVPFVTGSYTTSGSSSDNPFQTIERQDIGINLNVIPHIGDNGTVRLEVSQEVSSVVPSSVGNASGLTTNKSLINTTILADDQQTIALGGLMRDNTTTSQQRVPGLGNIPIIGRLFRSDSDNTQKSNLIIFLQPTILRDGGAVASVTERKFNQMRVLQLVIDKNGTIKQLPLSGTEGWDGKVDADYELMPLNPLVPKRDQKPKPATQGFTKVDSPSTGITTYPLKR from the coding sequence ATGACCATGATAAGTTTTCATAAATTTTCAGTAACACCTTTACGCCATTCATTGCAGCGTTTGCTGTATATATGTCGGCCATTGTGTTTAGCACTGCCGCTATGGGCAGCAACGTTTGGGTTTGCCAGTGCCGAAAGCTGGAAGGTGAATCTGCAAGACGCGGATATCAAGGCTTTCATCAATGAAGTGGCAACGATTACCGACCAAAACTTTGTCCTTGATCCACGTATTAATGGCAATGTGACCGTTATCTCCAACAAAGCTTTATCTCGTGATGAGATTTATCAGCTGTTTTTGAGTGTGATGCAGGTCAATGGTATTGCAGCGATTGATTCAGGAACGACGATTAAACTAGTCCCTGACAATGTCGCTAAGCAGTCCGGTGTTGCCGTCGATTTGCGCGGTGATAGTGTCGGTGAAGCGCTAGCAACTCGCGTTATTTATTTGACCAATACGCAAGCAGCGGAGGTATTGGGCGTTATTCGTCCACTAATGCCACAATCTGCACATGCTGCTGCTGTGCCTGGAGTAAACGCACTGGTACTGTCTGATCGTGCTGATAGTTTGAACCAATTAACCACGCTTATTCGTGATTTAGATAATAATGTTAATGATAGTTTACAGGTCATACCGCTGCGTCATGTAGATGCCGAGCGTATGATGGACCTCATTAGCGCGCTGGTTTTAAGTACAGGTGCAGGGCAGGCGCAAGGAGGTAATCAGCTTAAAGTTATTGCTGATACTTCCAGTGATAGGCTACTGGTTAAAGGTAGTCCTGAGATGATTGCTAAAGTGCAAGAAATGGTCAATCAGCTTGATACTACGCCCTCGCGTCGGCTAAGCGGTTTACGAGTCTTTCGCTTAAAGTATGCGAGCGCCGGACATATCGCAGAGATGCTACGCGGCTTACTTGCCAATCAGTCTATTAATAGTGCTGGTGCAACTTCAACTTTGGAATCAGCCTCACTCAACGATGCTAGTAGCACAGGCACGAGTGGTGCGTTAAATAGTAATACTGGTGATACGTCAAATGGTAACAGTTTAACGGGTGGTAATAACTCATCGGCAGCATCTGCGACTAGCTCAGGTGGATCAGGTACAAGCACTGGCGGCCGCCCGTTCAGCATTATCGCTGATGAGACTCAAAACTCAATTATCGTTAATGCTGCACCAGAGCTGATGTTTGAGATTGAAGCTGCTGTCAATCAGCTGGATAACCGCCGTGCACAAGTCCTCATTCAAGCTGCTATCGTTGAAGTCTCAGGCGATGATGCGACCCAGCTTGGGGTGCAGTGGGCACTGGGCAATGCCAACAGCGGCTATGGGGTAGTTAACTTCAATAATGCTGGAGTCAGTGCAGCATCACTTGCCGGTGCAGTGCTGTCCGGCGGCGCATCAGGTATCAGCTCTGCAGCTGGCTCTATCGCTGGGGCGTTACTTGGCATTGGTGATAGTAGTACAGACCGCAATGGAAATACGCAATTTTATGGGGCTATTTTGCAAGCACTCGACTCTTCTACTAGTGCTAACTTATTATCCATGCCATCAATTTTGACGTTAGACAACGAAAAAGCCAGCATTTTAGTCGGTCAAAACGTACCTTTTGTGACTGGCTCTTATACCACTAGTGGTAGCTCTTCTGACAACCCATTTCAGACTATTGAGCGCCAAGATATCGGTATTAATCTTAATGTCATTCCCCACATTGGTGATAACGGCACGGTACGTTTAGAAGTTTCGCAAGAGGTGTCTTCAGTGGTACCAAGTAGCGTCGGCAATGCCAGCGGGTTAACTACTAATAAAAGCCTTATTAATACTACTATTTTAGCAGACGACCAACAGACTATTGCGCTTGGCGGTTTGATGCGTGATAACACGACGACCAGTCAACAAAGAGTCCCTGGTCTAGGTAACATACCTATTATTGGTCGACTGTTCCGATCTGATAGTGACAATACCCAAAAGAGTAACTTAATTATATTCTTACAACCAACTATCCTACGCGATGGTGGCGCAGTCGCTAGTGTCACGGAGCGTAAATTTAATCAGATGCGTGTATTGCAATTGGTTATAGATAAGAACGGTACGATTAAGCAGCTGCCATTGAGTGGCACTGAAGGATGGGATGGTAAGGTTGATGCCGACTATGAGTTGATGCCACTGAACCCGCTTGTACCTAAGCGAGATCAAAAGCCAAAACCTGCAACGCAAGGGTTTACAAAGGTCGATAGTCCAAGTACAGGAATTACTACTTATCCGCTAAAGCGCTAA
- the ssb gene encoding single-stranded DNA-binding protein → MRGVNKVIIIGNLGADPEARQFNNGGSVTNISVATSEQWTDKQSGEKREATEWHRIALFNRLGEIAAQYLRKGSKVYIEGSLRTRKYQDQSGQDRYITEIRAEQMQMLDGTSSGGQDSNNFGGQGSNQNQGGSYGNQGGQSNQNNFGQQANNQPAQQGGYNQAGGAAAQGSNQNSFNNQNAPAQQNQFNQPTQTPAQSKPTAMPDGPVDDDIPF, encoded by the coding sequence ATGCGCGGAGTTAATAAAGTTATCATTATCGGTAACCTTGGAGCAGACCCTGAGGCACGTCAATTTAATAATGGCGGTAGCGTGACCAATATCTCGGTTGCGACGTCAGAGCAATGGACAGATAAGCAAAGTGGTGAAAAAAGAGAAGCGACCGAATGGCATCGTATTGCATTATTTAATCGCTTAGGAGAGATTGCCGCGCAGTATCTTCGTAAAGGCAGTAAGGTTTATATTGAAGGTAGTCTGCGTACCCGTAAATACCAAGATCAAAGCGGACAAGATCGTTACATCACTGAGATTCGTGCTGAGCAAATGCAAATGCTCGATGGCACGAGCAGTGGTGGTCAAGATAGCAATAACTTTGGTGGTCAAGGCTCAAATCAAAATCAAGGCGGCAGTTACGGTAATCAAGGCGGTCAAAGTAATCAAAACAACTTTGGTCAGCAAGCAAACAATCAGCCAGCTCAGCAAGGTGGCTATAATCAAGCTGGCGGTGCGGCAGCTCAAGGCAGTAACCAGAATAGCTTCAATAACCAAAATGCACCGGCTCAACAAAATCAGTTTAATCAGCCTACTCAAACGCCAGCACAATCAAAACCTACGGCTATGCCAGATGGCCCGGTAGATGATGATATTCCTTTTTAA